Genomic window (Mesorhizobium sp. M4B.F.Ca.ET.058.02.1.1):
TTGCCTGACCTCCACGCCGTTCGAATCCAACTGAGACGCGATAAGATTTGTTCCCTTTACGTTCTAGTTGGCGCCTGATAGTTTGAGCCGCAGTAGACGCCGAGTTCACCACCGGCGGTGGTCGATATGGCCGCTGACCTTGTCTTTCGCTCGCGAATCCGGTCTTTCCAGCTGATGGAATTCTCCCCCAACAGGACGAGGCCTTGAAGGCGGTCGCGCGCTGGCTGAAGGATGGCCGGCCGCAGATTTTCCGGCTGTTCGGCTATGCCGGCACCGGCAAGACGACCCTGGCGCGCTATTTCGCCGAGCATGTCGACGGCCAGGTTCAGTTCGCCGCCTTCACCGGCAAGGCGGCGCAGGTGCTGCGCTCCAAGGGCGCGGTCAATGCCCGCACCATCCATTCGCTGATCTACAGGCCGAAGGGCGAGGAATCGGTGTCGGACGAGGTGACCGGCAAGACGTCGATCTCGCCGACCTTCTCGCTCAACCGGCAAAGCCCGATCGCGCGCGCCAAGCTGGTCGTCATCGACGAGTGCTCGATGGTCGACGAGCAACTCGGCCGCGACCTGATGAGCTTCGGCACGCCGATCCTGGTGCTCGGCGATCCGGCGCAGCTGCCGCCGATATCCGGCGGCGGCTTCTTCACAGAGCACGAACCGGACGTTCTGCTCACCGAAATCCATCGCCAGGCGCGCGACAATCCGATCATACGGCTGGCGCTCGACGTGCGCGAAGGCCGCGAATTCATGCGCGGCGACTACGGCACGGCGCAGGTCATCGGCAAGGAAGACGTCAACCAGGAACTGGTGCTGAAGGCGGACCAGGTGCTGGTCGGCACCAACCGCACGCGCAGGCGCTATAACCAGCGGCTGCGCGAGTTGAAGGGCTTCAACGCCGACTTCCCGCAGGCCGGCGACAAGCTGGTCTGCCTGCGCAACGACCCCGCCAAGGGCCTGCTCAACGGCTCGCTGTGGAAGGTGATGACCTCGTCGCGCGAGACGGTGAAGCCCGGCATCAACCTGCTGGTCTCGCCGGAAGAGGACGATCCGGACCGCGGCGTCGCCAAGATCAAGCTGCTCAAGGCGGCGTTCGAGGACCCCGACGCCGAGATCCCCTGGCAGCAGAAGAAGCGCTTCGACGATTTCGACTATGGCTATGCGCTCACCGTGCACAAGGCGCAGGGTTCGCAATGGAACGACGTCGTGCTGTTCGACGAAAGCTGGGCCTTCAAGGAAACACGCCAGCGCTGGCTCTATACGGCGATCACGCGGGCTGCGGAGCGGCTGACCGTGGTCAGGTAAGGCGGCCCGTCAACGTCGCGCGATCGGTACGGCGCCGAGCCACTTCCAGGCGGCGGCCTCGTCCTCGGCCTTGAAATACTTGAGGTCGACGGGCAGGGGTTTTGCAAGAAGGCCGTGAAACTCGCTAGTCCAGTCCGGCTCGCCGATCGTGGCGCAGCGGCCGACATGCCGCAGCGCCAAGGTCGTGCCCTGTGTGAGCGTTTCGCCGGCGACATTGCTCCAGTCAACACCACCGAGTTCGACGAGCCGCACCAGCACGTCGATCTTCGAATAGAGTGCGCAGGCGGCCTCCAGCAGGCCGAACAGGTTTTCTGCATCGGCGCCGGCGACATCGCCGACGACGTCGATGGCGAAAAGGTCGTCGCGGTCGGTGTCGATGCGGCGTATCACCGGCACGGTTTCGAGGAAATTCACAGGCACCTCCTTCCGCTTGCCGCCGTCCTTCCGTCTGGAACACCGGAACCCCCTGTCTGTTCCCACCAAAGACGGTATAGATGCGCCGCCAATGCACTCGGGGACCCGAAGCCATGCCCGCCAAGCTTTCCGTCAACCTCAACGCCATCGCCATGCTGCGCAACCGCCGCGATCTGCCCTGGCCGAGCGTGATCCGGCTCGGCCGCATTGCGCTCGCCGCCGGCGCGCATGGGCTGACCGTGCATCCGCGGCCCGATGAGCGGCACACGCGGCGCGCCGATTTGCCTCAGATCAGGGCGCTGATCGACGACGAGTTCCCGAAGGCGGAATTCAACATCGAGGGCCATCCCACGGAGGAATTCCTGGCGCTTGTGGAACAGCACCAGCCCGACCAAGTGACGCTGGTGCCGGACGATCCGAGCCAGGCAACGTCGGACCATGGCTGGAACTTCATCGCCGACGCGGCGTTCCTCACTCCGATCGTCAAGCGGTTGAAGAAAGGCGGCTTTCGCGTGTCGCTGTTTGCCGATTCGGATCCGGGCGGCGTGAATGCCGCGCGCGATACCGGCGCCGACCGTATCGAGCTCTATACGGGCCCATACGGCAGTTGCCATTCCGATTCCATCAAGGCAGCCAAGGAACTGGAAAAATTGGGAAAAACCGCGGATGCGGCATTTGCCGCGGGGCTGCAGGTCAATGCCGGGCACGATCTGACGGTCGACAATTTGCCGGCGCTGGCAAAGCGCATTCCGGCATTGGCCGAAGTGTCAATCGGTCACGGGTTGACAGCCGATGCATTGGAGTATGGCATGGCCGGCACGGTGGGACGGTTTCTCGGAGCTTGCGGTTGGTAGAGAGGCAAGCCCCGCGTTGCCGGCATGGAAGCCATAACGTGACGGCACTTGATATTGCATCGCAGCAAGCGTAGAGCACCGCGCGTTTATCGGAGTGTCGTTTATGGCCCTTGCCAACACTGGTAGTGAGGCAGAACCCGTCGACCAATCGAGCCATCCAGAAATCGAGCAGCACAGCACCAAGGTGTTGATGCTGGGCGCGCTCGGTGTGGTCTATGGCGATATCGGCACGAGCCCGATCTACGCGTTCCGCGAGGCGCTGGTGGCGTCGTCGGGCGGCGAGGTCGCCGAGCGCGGCGACATTCTCGGCGTGCTGTCGCTGATCATTTGGTCGCTGACCATCATCGTCACCATCAAATACATCATGTTCGTGCTGCGCGCCAACAACCGCGGCGAGGGCGGCGTGCTGTCGCTGATGGCGCTGGCGCGCAGCAGTTTTGCCACGCGCTCGGCGATCATCCTCGCCATTGGCATCGTCGGCGCTTCGCTGTTCTTTGGCGATGCGGTCATCACGCCGGCCATCTCGGTGCTGTCCGCGGTCGAAGGCATGAATGTCGTCACGCCTGCCTTCCAGCCTTACGTGGTGCCGCTGACGCTGCTCATCCTAGCGATCCTGTTCGCGGTGCAGCGGTTCGGCACCGGCGGCGTGGCGCTGATCTTCGGCCCGATCACGGCTGTCTGGTTCCTCGCCATCGGCCTGTCAGGCCTCAACCACATCATCGACGATCCCGAAATCCTGCTGGCGGTCAGCCCGCACTACATCGTCGCCTTCCTGATCCATTCGCCGGACGTCGCCTTCGTCACCATCGGCGCCATCTTCCTCGCCGTCACCGGCGCCGAGGCGCTCTATGCCGATCTCGGCCATTTCGGCCGCAAGCCGATCGTGCTCGCCTGGCTGGCGATCGTGTTTCCCTGCCTGCTGCTCAACTACGCCGGGCAGGGCGCCTTCGTGCTGACGAAGAACGGCGTCGTCGGCCATCCGTTCTTTGAAATGAACGAGGGCTGGACGCTGATACCGATGGTGGTGCTGGCGACCGCCGCGACCGTCATCGCCAGCCAGGCGGTGATCTCCGGCGCCTTTTCGCTGACCAGGCAGGCGGTTCAGCTCAACATGCTGCCCAGGCTCGAGATCCTGCACACGTCGGAAAAGCAGTCCGGCCAGATCTACATGCCGCGCGTCAACCTGCTGCTGGCGCTGGTGGTGATGCTGCTGGTGGTCGGCTTCGGCGAATCCAGCAGGCTGGCCTCGGCCTACGGCATCTCGGTGACCGGCAATATGCTGGTGACGACGGTATTGCTCTATGTCGTCATGTCGCGCATCTGGAAATGGCCGTCCTGGCTGGCGATCAGCCTGACGGCGCTATTCGCCTTCATCGACGTCGGTTTCTTCGCCTCCAACATCGTCAAGGTATTCGAGGGTGGCTGGGCGTCGCTGGCGGTGGCCTTCGCGATCATCATGGCCATGTGGACCTGGGTGCGGGGCAGCCGCTACCTGTTCGACAAGACCCGTCGCAACGAGATCCCACTCGATTTCCTCGCCGGCAACCTGCTGAAGAAGAAGCCGCAGCTGGTGTCGGGCACGGCCGTGTTCCTGACCAGCGATCCCTTGAGCGCGCCGACCGCGTTGATGCACAGCCTGAAACACTACAAGGTGCTGCACGAGCAGAACGTCATCCTCTCGGTGGTGACCGCGCCGCAGCCGGTGGTGCCCGACAGCGACCGCGTCAAGATGGAGACGGTCAACGAACTGTTCATGCGGGTGACGCTGAACTTCGGCTATATGGAGCAGCCCAACATCCCGCGCGCGCTGGCGATCTGCCGTAAGCAGGGCTGGAAGTTCGATATCATGACGACGTCCTTCTTCCTGTCGCGGCGTTCGCTGAAAGCCTCTCCCAATTCCGGCATGCCGCTGTGGCAGGACCGGCTGTTCATCGGCCTGGCAAGAACGGCGGCGGATGCGACAGAGTACTTCCAGATCCCAACCGGACGCGTGGTCGAGATCGGCACGCAGGTGGCGATATAGAGAAAGGCCGCGCCCGCAAGGAGCGCGGCCTTCACAGTTGTGAGCGCGTGCTGCCGCCTCAGCCGGCGAGCGCTGCCTTGTTCGCCTCAAGGAACTGCTTCAGCGACTTCGGCTTGCGTCCCGACAGCGTCTCGATCGCGTCCGTCACCATGGAGATGCGGCCGGAGCGGGTGTTGGCGTCGAAGGAAACGATGATGCGGGCGAACTCCTCGGGAACGCCGGCTGCCTTCACGCCCTCGGTCAGGGCCTCGTCGGGCAACTGAATGACTTCCAGCGGTTTGCCGGTGACCTCGCTAACGAGGGCGGCGATCTCGGTCGTCGTATAGGCCTGCGGGCCGGTCAGCGTGTGGATCCGGCTGTCGGTCGAGCCGGAAGCGAGGCCGGCGGCAATCGCGGCGGCCATGTCGTCGCGCGCTCCATGGGCGATACGCCCTTCGCCCGCCGACGTATACCACTTGCCCGAGGCAATTGCGTGCGGCAGCGCCAGGAACAGGTTCTCTTGGTACCAGCCGTTGCGGAAGATCGTGTAGGCGATTCCACTCGCCTTGATCGCCTGTTCAGTGCCGTAATGGTCGCCGGCAAACAGCACCGGCGAACCCGGCTCCGGATTGGGCATCGAGGTGTAGAGCAGGTGGGAGACGCCGGCCGCCCGGGCGGCGGCCACCGCGGCCTGATGCTGCTTCAGGCGCCGGTCGCTCTTGAGGTCGAGGTCGCCGGTCGAGATGATCAGCACGCGGTCGGCGCCCTTGAAAGCATGTTCCAGCGAGGCCTGGTCGTTGAAGTCGGCTGCCCTGACGGTGATGCCGAGCGCCGCGAGATCGGCGAGGCTTTCGGGATTGCGCGTGGTGGCGATGATGCGCGCCGGCGCAATCTTCTGCGCGTCGAGCAGATGGCGCAGGACGCTGCGGCCAAGCTGGCCGGAGGCGCCGGTGACGAGAAGGGTTTCGCTCATGGGGTGATCCTGATGTTGTGCCGAAGCGGCGAGTGCTCTTGATGGTCTCAAAAAGAGACCAGCACTAAATTAGGAATTGACCGCTCCCCGTAAAGAAGGCAGTTTTCCGGGAGGTAGGCACACGCAGGGAACCAGCGATGGACGGCAAGATCGTCAATCTGAAATCGAAGATCGAGATCTACAAGGCGATGACGGACGGCGCCAATTTCGCCAATTGCCCGGTTCGCGACGTCATGCAAGGCATGAACGGCAAATGGAGCCCGTTGCTGGTAACGGCGCTTGCGGAAAAGCCTTATCGCTTCGGTGAACTGCGGCGGCTGGTTCCCGACATCTCGCAGCGCATGCTGACCCAAACCCTGCACGAACTGCAGCGCGACGGCTACGTTCATCGCGAGGTGTTCCCAACCAAGCCGCCAAGTGTCGAATACAGCCTGACCGATCTCGGGCGTTCGATGTTCGTGCCCCTGTATCAGCTCGTCCAATGGGCCGAACTCAACCATGACGCGGTGCGCGAGGCGCGTGCCGCATTCGACGCCGCGCAAGCCTAAGGCGCGATGCGTTAGCGCGGCGGCTTGATTTGGCAATGCTGCTGTTCGGGCTGGGCGGGCAATGCAAGAATCTCTCGATATCGCGATTGCCGGCGCCGGGCCGGCCGGGCCGGCCACGGCGCTCCATCTCAACCGGTCAGGACACCACGTCACCGTCTTCGAGCGGTTCGATGAACCGAAGCCGGTCGGTTCCGGGCTGATCCTGCAGCCGACCGGGCTCAGCGCGCTGGCCGAGCTTGGCTTGCTCGACGACATCCTCTCACTGGGCAGCCGCATCGACCGACTGCACGGCGCCGACGCCGGAAGCGGCCGCACGGTGCTCGACGTCCGCTATGACGCCCAACGCGGCGGCCGCTTCGGGCTGGCGGTGCATCGTGCGGCCCTGTTCGCCGTGCTGTTCCGCGCCGCCCGGCGCGAGGCGATCGCTATCGAGACGAATGTCGAAATCGAGGCTAGGAAGCGCGGTGGCCTGATCACCTTGCCGGATGATCTGAGACAAACGCGAAGCCTTGGCGCGCAGGAAGGCCTCGAGGCGCTGCGGATAATCCTGGTCGACCGCTTCCTTCACCGGCCGCCGATCGCTCAGCGCCTGGCGCCATTCCGCGATCATCGGCTTTCCATCGAGGATGCCGAAATCGCTGATCCGGTCGAAGACGTCGAAATAGCGGAAGATCGGCCCGTAGACGGTGTCGACCAGTGAAAAATACGCGCCGGTGAACCAGGGCCCCGGGCTCGTGCGGTCTGCCAGTTCCGCCTCCAGCCGATCGAACATCGCCGACAGGCCGCTGGCTTCGGACCGGAACGCGGCCTCGCTGGAAGCGGAGTAGAACCGGCCGATGGCGTTCAGGATGGCTGAACCAAACTCGATCCAGGCGCGGTGCCGGGCGCGCGTCAGCGGATCAACGGGGTGCAGCGGATTGGCTTCGGTTTCCTCGAGGTATTCGAGGATCACCGCCGATTCGAAAATCACCGTCTCCTCGCCATCGCGATCGACGCTGAGCAGCGGCACCTTGCCGAGCGGCGAGATCGCCCTGAACCAGTCCGGCTTGTTGGCGAGATCGATCATCACGCGCTCGAATGGCACGCCCTTCTCTGTGAGTGAGATCGCCGCCCGCTGCACATAGGGGCACAAATGATGGCTGACGAGTGTGAGCTTGCCGGACATCTCACTCTCCCCAGACATAGTTGAGCGCGCCGTCCTCGACGCGAGTCGAGAGAAACATCAGGCGCGCGTTTTTAGGCGCCGGCCCTTCGACGCGGTCACCGCTGGCCATATCGAAGGATGCGCCGTGCCACTGGCAGACGAGCTTGCCGTCCTTGCAGTCGAGTGGTCCGCCGAAATGCAGGCAGGCATTGGCGGCCGCGCGGACGCGGTCGCCGCTGCGCCAGACATGCACCTCGCGGCCAAAGAACGGGGCAATCAGGCTGCCCGTCTCCGGGATGTCGGCGATCTTGCAGATTTCGTGCTTCATCGGATTTGCCTTTCATATCGATGCAGATGCATCTATATAGATGCAGATGCATTGATCGTCAAGCTTGATGCAATTGCATCTACCTTCTATGATTTGGCATGACCGAGAAAACCTCCCCTTCGCCTGCCGCCATCAAGGCCTGGGCCCGCCTGATACGCGTTTCGCGCCAGCTCGTGGAAAAGGTCGAGGATGCGCTGAAGGAGAACGGCCTGCCGCCGCTTGCCTGGTACGACGTGCTGCACGAGCTTGCCGAAGCGGGCGAGGGCGGGCTGCGGCCGTTCCAGCTGATCGAGCGGACCTTGTTTGCGCAATACAACATCTCGCGGCTGCTGGCGCGGCTTGAGGCCGATGGCCTGGTCGAGAAGCTGCCGGTCGCGGATGACGGCCGCGGCCAGACCATCCGCACAACCGGCAGCGGGCGCGAGACGCGTCGCCGCATGTGGGCCGTCTACGGGCGGTCGATCGCCGAGTTGGTGGGCGCCAGGCTTCCGGTCGAGGACGTTGAGACACTGGCCACCCTGCTCGGCAGGTTGCGCGATCCGCCTGCCGGCGACTGAGCCAGCCAGACCTGGCGGTTTGCGCGCTGCATCTGGATACCAAAATGATTTTCTCCATTTTGTCCTTGCGTCGGCAGCAGGATTGCGCAATATGCCGAACCGTAACGTACGGTACGCAACCAGGCGTGACCTTTCATCAGGCGAGAAAGAAACGTGTTGCAGGCAGGCGCCGAGATCGACAGCAGCGAGACGCTGACGGAGCGGCAGCAGGCCGTTCTCGACGCTGCCCTTCGCCTGCTCGTCGAGGAGGGCGATAGCCTGACCATGACCGCGGTGGCGCGGCGGGCAAGCTGCTCCAAGGAAACGCTCTACAAATGGTTCGGCGACCGCGACGGGCTGTTGACGGCGACGGTGCAGTGGCAGGCCTCCAAGGTGCGCGTGGCGCCCGTCGACCGCAAGGGCCTCGATATCGCCTCGCTGACGGCGAGCCTCGAACGCTTTGCCTCGGACTGGCTCAAGGTGATTTCGAGCGACACCTCGATCGCGCTGAACCGGGTAGCCGTCGGCCATGCCGGTTCCGGCAAGGATGACCTCGGCGCCATAGTGCTGCAGAATGGACGTTTCGCGCTCGCCAGGCGCTTGAAGCCGGTGCTGGAAGCGGGACGCGAGGCCGGATTGCTGGATTTCGCGGATGCCGAAACGGCATTCCGCACCTTTTTCGGGCTGGTCGCCCGCGATGTGCAGATGAGGCTTCTGCTCGGCGACCGGCTGGAATTGACTGAGGCGACGATCGGTGGCGATGCCGCCCGTGCGACGCAGCAGTTTCTCGCTCTCCATGGAGCAAACAACCGGCCGCTAGGCCCCAGAGCCGGATGATTTCAGGTCAAGTCGACCTGAAATCTGAATCCGGCTCTAAATCAAAGAGATAGAGCATGATGTCGTCCGAAAACCGCTTCACACTTTTCGGCATCATGCTCTGATCTTCAAAACGGGAAGGAAGACGAAAATGCGTGTCTATTACGATCGTGACGCCGATCTCAACCTCATCAAGGGCAAGAAGGTCGCCATCATCGGCTATGGCAGCCAGGGCCGGGCGCATGCGCTCAACCTCAAGGAGTCCGGTGTCAAGGACATCGCCATCGGTCTTAAGGCCGGCTCGGCGACCGCCAAGAAGGTCGAGGCCGACGGGCTCAAGGTGTTGACCGTCGCGGACGCCGCCAAATGGGCCGACCTGATGATGATGGCGACGCCCGACGAACTGCAGGCCGACATCTACAAGAACGAGATCGCGCCGAACATCCGCGATGGCGCGGCGATTGCCTTTGCGCACGGCCTCAACGTGCATTTCGGCCTGATCGAGCCGAAGTCGACCGTGGATGTCGTCATGATTGCGCCGAAGGGCCCGGGCCACACCGTGCGTGGCGAATACCAGAAGGGCGGCGGCGTGCCGTGCCTGGTGGCCGTCAACCATGATGCTTCCGGCAATGCGCTCGATCTGGCGCTCTCCTACGCCTGCGGCGTCGGCGGCGGCCGCTCCGGCATCATCGAGACCAATTTCCGCGAGGAATGCGAGACCGACCTGTTCGGCGAGCAGGTGGTGCTCTGCGGAGGCCTGGTCGAGCTGATCCGCGCCGGCTTCGAGACGCTGGTGGAAGCCGGCTACGCGCCGGAAATGGCCTATTTCGAGTGCCTGCACGAGGTCAAGCTGATCGTCGACCTGATCTATGAGGGCGGCATCGCCAACATGAACTACTCGATCTCGAACACCGCCGAATGGGGCGAGTATGTCTCGGGTCCGCGCATCATCACCGCCGATACCAAGGCCGAGATGAAGCGCGTGCTGAAGGACATCCAAACCGGCAAGTTCACCTCGGAATGGATGCAGGAATACCGTGCCGGCCTGGCGCGCTTCAAGGGCATCCGCCGCAACAACGACAGCCACCAGATCGAAGAGGTGGGTGCGAAGCTGCGCGCGATGATGCCGTGGATCGCCAAGAACAAGCTGGTCGACAAGGCGAAGAACTGAGGCGATCCACGGTCTTTGCATTGCGCGTCCTCGGGCTTCGCCCTGCGGGCGCGCGGTGATCGCCAAGAACAAGCTGGTCGGCAAGGCTAAAACTAGGAAGCTTGCGCCAATTCTACCCTGCCGGCCATCTGCCGCGGGTTTCTGCGCTTCCGGTGCTCACGGACTTCAATGTCCGCGCCGCTCCGGTTCTCGAAACCCGCACCAGCTGACTCAGCAGGGCGAATTGTCATCAAGCTTCTGGTCGCGAAATACCAAGCCGGCGGAGCAATCCGCCGACTTTTTCGTGCCAGCCCTTCGGCTAGCAGGGGACGCGGAGCTTCAGCCGTAGTGCCAGTGCGGCTTCGGTTCGGTGCCGGTGAACTCGACGCCGATACGGCCGTCGCGGCGCCAGCGCACCACGGCCTTGTAGCCGATGCCGTCGGTCGGCACGTAGAGCAGGAACTCGTCAGGCACCCGCGCCTCGATCGGCACTTTGAGCTCGGCGCCGCCGGCATGCATGTTGCGCAGCGTGCATTTGACCTCGGAATTGGCGATGCCGGTCAGGATCGACGCGCCTTTCAGCACGCGCTGCCGGTGCTTGTCCCTGTTTTCGTCCTCGGCCATGGCATTCCGCTTTCGGGCGATCCGCTCCGCCTATCCGATAGACCCGCCTGATGAAGAGCGCGTTAGCGCCGGTGGTGCTTGGCGCGTCTCATGGTGCCCCCGAGGCAAAAACGGCGCCGCTTGACACGGCGCCGTTTGCGCATTCCTCGATCCGTTGCTGCTCAGCTATATGGCGACCAGCACTGCTGGCGTGGGCCATTATAGGGCTGGAACGTGTTGTCCCAGGCCCGGTACGAGCGGTAGCGGTCGTAGCACCACTGGATGTGCGCGCTGGACAGACGCTGCGTCCGGTAGATCCGCCGGGGCTGAGCGTAGTAGCCGTTGTTGTAGTAGCCGTTGTTGTAGTACAGGCTGCCCAAGCCCAGACCGAGGCCGAGGCCCAAAATGGCGGCATCGGAGTCCCTGAAATGCCGGCGATGATGGTGGCGTCTCCAGCGCCAGTCGTCGCCATCCCAGTTACGATCACCGTCCCAATTGCGGGAGAAATTCCGCTCGCGGAAATTGCCGGACCGCCACCGCCCGTCGCGGTTGCGCCAACGCCAATCCTCCTGGAGCTGCCGGTCATTGCCGCCGGCCCACTCGTCACGAACAGGCGTGATGCCGGGCGCCGGCAGATTGGCCGGGACCGACAGGTCAGGCTCAAGGATCGGACCAGCCAGTGACGGTGCCGTCACGCCAGCCACAAGACCCAGGGTCAGCAGACCGGACCTCAACGAAGACAAAAAGTGCGGTTTCATTGCACACTCCGAAGACTTCAGGCCCCACGCCCAGAATACCCCGGGAAGAGGCCTATTTATGGAACTTGTCGTCTGAACGGCGGATGAACGGAAAGGTTCCGTCAACCATCACGGCCCGCATCGCGGGCTCTTGTCTTCACCGGTACTTGCAGGCAAAGGTCACGGCCATGTCGCTGCGCCTTGCCACCTTCAATGTCGAGAACCTGATGAACAGGTTCGATTTTTCCGGCTATCGCAACCAGCTAAACGAGGATCGAGCGCTGGCGCTGTTCGATATCCAGAGCGAGGCCGAGTACAAGATGCTGGAGCAGGCGCGTGCCATTGCGCAGTCCGACGACACGCGCCAGCTCACCGCGCTGGCGATCGCCGCCACCCGTGCCGACATCATCTGCATGCAAGAGGTCGACAACATCGAGGCGCTGAAGGCCTTCGAATACGGCTATCTGTTCAAGATGGTCGGGCAGGGCTATCGGCAGAAATACACCACGGCCGGCAATGATACCCGCGGCATCGACGTTGCCGTGATGATGCGGAGCGAGACGGCTGACGGCCAGCCGATCGAATTCGTGCGCATGACCAGCCACGCCCATGTCACCTTCGAGCAATTTGGGCTGTTCACCTCGGAACTCGCGGCGCTCGGCTATCAGGCAATCGAACGCATCTTCCGGCGCGACTGCCTCGAGGTCGACCTGAAGATCGGCGGCGTGCCGCTGACGCTCTATCTCGTGCACTTCAAATCGATGGGTTCGCCGCGCAATGGGCTGGACGGCCGCGAGGCGACGATGCCGCTGCGTATCGCTGAGGCGCAGGCGGTGCGCCGCATCATCGAGGAGCGCTTCGGCAAGGATCATGCTGCCGACAAGCGCTGGGCGATCTGCGGCGACATGAACGACTACCGGCAGCGGGTGAAGATCGAGGGCGACAGCGTCGACGGCTACCGTTTCCAGGTGATCGACGAGAGCCAGTCCTGCATCAACGTGCTGACCGCCGGCGGCTTCTGCGAAAACGTTGTCGAGCGACGGCCGGAGATGGACCGCTGGAGCTTTTACCACACGCGCGGTCCCGAGGAACGGCACCTCTGCCAGCTCGACTATATCCTGTTGTCGAAGGGGCTGGCGGCGAAGAACGCGACCGCCGTTCCCGACATCGTCCGCAACGGCCAGCCCTGGCGCACCATCTTTCCGGCCGGCCAGGAGGTCGAGCGCTTCCCGCGCGCCGGCTGGGACCGACCGAAGGCCTCCGACCATTGCCCGGTGGTGATCGCCCTGGACATGGCCTGAGCTGCATCTTAACACACCTCAGAGCAAGATGAGCTTCGACCTCCCACGCAACGTCATCCTGCCGGTCGACAAGGTCGATGTCAGGCTCGACCCCGGCCGGCATCCGTTCGAACGCGACAACGCCGAGGCGATCGCCGAGAACTGGCGGCGCGAGATGGGGGCGAACCCAGCGCTGTTCGACGGCACGGTGGTGTTGCTCTCGGCGCTCGCCTATCGCGACGGCGGGCTCGTCGGCCGCTGCCATGCGGTGAAATATTCGACCTTCATGCTGTGGCGGAAGAAGCGCGAGGCGAGCGGCGCCGAGCATGCCTATGCGCATGCCATGCTGGTTGCCGGCGA
Coding sequences:
- a CDS encoding TetR/AcrR family transcriptional regulator, which encodes MLQAGAEIDSSETLTERQQAVLDAALRLLVEEGDSLTMTAVARRASCSKETLYKWFGDRDGLLTATVQWQASKVRVAPVDRKGLDIASLTASLERFASDWLKVISSDTSIALNRVAVGHAGSGKDDLGAIVLQNGRFALARRLKPVLEAGREAGLLDFADAETAFRTFFGLVARDVQMRLLLGDRLELTEATIGGDAARATQQFLALHGANNRPLGPRAG
- the ilvC gene encoding ketol-acid reductoisomerase, whose amino-acid sequence is MRVYYDRDADLNLIKGKKVAIIGYGSQGRAHALNLKESGVKDIAIGLKAGSATAKKVEADGLKVLTVADAAKWADLMMMATPDELQADIYKNEIAPNIRDGAAIAFAHGLNVHFGLIEPKSTVDVVMIAPKGPGHTVRGEYQKGGGVPCLVAVNHDASGNALDLALSYACGVGGGRSGIIETNFREECETDLFGEQVVLCGGLVELIRAGFETLVEAGYAPEMAYFECLHEVKLIVDLIYEGGIANMNYSISNTAEWGEYVSGPRIITADTKAEMKRVLKDIQTGKFTSEWMQEYRAGLARFKGIRRNNDSHQIEEVGAKLRAMMPWIAKNKLVDKAKN
- a CDS encoding PilZ domain-containing protein → MAEDENRDKHRQRVLKGASILTGIANSEVKCTLRNMHAGGAELKVPIEARVPDEFLLYVPTDGIGYKAVVRWRRDGRIGVEFTGTEPKPHWHYG
- a CDS encoding BA14K family protein, whose protein sequence is MKPHFLSSLRSGLLTLGLVAGVTAPSLAGPILEPDLSVPANLPAPGITPVRDEWAGGNDRQLQEDWRWRNRDGRWRSGNFRERNFSRNWDGDRNWDGDDWRWRRHHHRRHFRDSDAAILGLGLGLGLGSLYYNNGYYNNGYYAQPRRIYRTQRLSSAHIQWCYDRYRSYRAWDNTFQPYNGPRQQCWSPYS
- a CDS encoding endonuclease/exonuclease/phosphatase family protein, whose translation is MSLRLATFNVENLMNRFDFSGYRNQLNEDRALALFDIQSEAEYKMLEQARAIAQSDDTRQLTALAIAATRADIICMQEVDNIEALKAFEYGYLFKMVGQGYRQKYTTAGNDTRGIDVAVMMRSETADGQPIEFVRMTSHAHVTFEQFGLFTSELAALGYQAIERIFRRDCLEVDLKIGGVPLTLYLVHFKSMGSPRNGLDGREATMPLRIAEAQAVRRIIEERFGKDHAADKRWAICGDMNDYRQRVKIEGDSVDGYRFQVIDESQSCINVLTAGGFCENVVERRPEMDRWSFYHTRGPEERHLCQLDYILLSKGLAAKNATAVPDIVRNGQPWRTIFPAGQEVERFPRAGWDRPKASDHCPVVIALDMA